The following is a genomic window from Geoalkalibacter halelectricus.
CACCTATCCTTCACATTGTACTTTCCCCGCCACTTTCGCTATAATGCCGGACTGATTTTCCAGCCAGACAAAAGTATCTTCACTCACACAGGGAGAACACCATGAAAGTCGGATTGGTCGGATGGCGCGGCATGGTCGGCTCGGTCCTGCTCGACCGCATGCGCGAAGAGGATGATTTCCAGGGAATCGAACCGGTCTTTTTCTCCACCTCCCAGGTCGGTGGGCCCGCCCCCATGGGCGGCGGCACCCTGCACGACGCCGGTGACATCAATAAACTCAAGCAGCTTGACGTGATCATCACTTGCCAGGGCGGCGACTACACCAAGGAAGTGCATCCGGCCCTGCGCCAGGCGGGTTGGAAGGGCTACTGGATCGATGCCGCCTCGTCCCTGCGCATGGAAAAAGATGCCGTCATCGTTCTCGACCCCGTCAACCGCCGCGTCATCGACGAGGCCCTGGCGCGCGGCGTCAAGGACTTCATCGGCGGCAACTGCACCGTCAGCCTCATGCTCATGGCCTTGGGCGGGCTGTTCCGCGCCGGACTGGTGGAGTGGATCAGCACCATGACCTATCAGGCCGCCTCGGGGGCCGGCGCGCCCAATATGCGCGAACTGCTCAGCCAGATGGGCGTGCTGCACGGCGCGGCCAAGGATCTTTTGGCCGACCCCCGTTCGGCCATCCTCGAAATCGATCAGAAAGTCGCTGCGGCCCTGAACGGCGAGTCGCTGCCGAAACAGGAATTCGGCTTTCCCCTGGCGGGCAACCTGCTGCCCTGGATCGACCGCGAGGTCGAAGACGGCCAGAGCCGCGAGGAGTGGAAGGGCTTTGCGGAGACCAACAAAATTCTCGGCACCAGTTCGCCGATTCCCGTCGACGGCATCTGCGTGCGCATCGGCGCCATGCGCTCCCACAGCCAGGCCCTGACCATCAAGCTCACCAAGGACGTGCCCATCGGCGAAATTGAAAATCTCATCGCCAACGACAACGAGTGGGTGGAACTGGTGCCCAACACCAAGGCCGATTCCCTGGCGCGCCTCACCCCGGCCTACACCTCGGGCACCCTGCGCGTGCCCATCGGCCGCGTGCGCAAGATGAAGATGGGCCCTCAATATCTCTCCGCCTTCACCTGCGGCGACCAGTTGCTGTGGGGCGCCGCCGAGCCCCTGCGGCGCATGCTGCGCATCATAAAGGCGCAAGGCTAAACTTAGAACAAACGTCTCAACGCAAAAAGGGCGACCTCCAGGGGTCGCCCTTTTTGCGTGCCAAATCATCCGCTACCCTCAGGCCGCGCGCACCTCGCGGCCGGTCTTGTGCAGATAGTAATCGTAATCGCCTTCGTAGGCGCGCATTTCGCCGTGATCGATTTCGAACACGCGGTTGACCAGGGAGCGCAGGAAGTGGCGGTCGTGGCTGACCAGCACCACCGTGCCGCTGAAATTTTTCAGGGCATCGAGGAGGATCTCGCGCGACTGGATGTCAAGATGGTTGGTGGGTTCGTCGAGAATCAGGACGTTGAGGGGCCGCGCCAGCAAGGTCGCCAACACCACGCGGCTTTTTTCGCCGCCGGAGAGCTTGTCGATGCGCTTGTCCACGGCATCGCCCGAGAACAGAAAGGCGGCGCACAGATTGCGGATCACGCCGATATTGGCTTGCGGCATGGCGTCCTGCACCGTTTCGAACACGGTCTTTTTCGGATCGAGCACATCCAGGGCGTGCTGGCTGAAATAGCCCAGGTGCACGTTGGCACCGATAGTGGCGCTTCCCTCCGTCGGGTCGGTCGCACCGGCCAACACCTTAAGAAAGGTGGATTTACCGGCGCCGTTGACACCCACCACGGCGATTTTCTCGCCGCGCCGGATCAGTCCCGACACACCGCTGAACACCGGCTTTTCGCCGCCCTCGGGCAGCGCCCAGACCTTGCCGAGAGTGTCGATCTTGACCACATCGTCGCCGCTGCGCGGCGGCTCGGCGAAGGCAAAGCGGATGCTGCGCTGCTCGGGGGGCAGCTCGATGCGCTCGATCTTTTCGAGCTTTTTCACCCGCGACTGCACCTGGGCGGCATGGGAGGCGCGCGCGGCGAAACGCGCGATGAATTCCTCCTCATTGGCGAGCATTTCCTGCTGGCGCTGGTAGCTGGCCAGCAACTGCTCGCGGCGGATTTCACGCTCGCGCAGGTAGAAATCGTAATTGCCGCTGTAGGTGGTCACCGTGCGGTTGGCGACTTCGATGATGCGCGAGACGATGCGATTCATGAACTCACGGTCGTGACTGGTCATGAGCAGCGCGCCCTTGAATTCGGTGGACAGCCAGCTTTCCAGCCAGATGATGGACTCCACATCCAGATGGTTGGTCGGCTCGTCGAGCAGCAGCACGTCGGGATTGAGGGTCAGGATGCGCGCCAGGGCGATACGCATCTTCCAACCACCGCTGAAGCTCTCCACCGGACGCTCATAGGCATCGGGACCGATGCCCAGGCCGGTAAGCACCGCCTGGGCGCGACTCTCCAGGTCATAGCCGCCGCGGTGCTCGAACTCTTCCTGAGCATCGCCATAGCGCGCCAGCAGATCCGCCAGGGCCTCATCAGACATGGGTTCGCACATGGCCGCTTCCATGGCTTGAATCTCGGCGCCCAGGGCCATGGTTTTCTCCGAGGCCGCCATCACCTCTGCGAGGGCCGAGCGCCCCTTCATCTCGCCGACGTCCTGGGAGAAATAGCCGATGACGGTTTTTTTCGCGCAGGAAATTTCCCCGGCATCGGGTTGCTCCTCGCCGGTGATGAGACGAAAGATGGTGGTCTTGCCCGCCCCGTTGGGCCCGACCAGACCGCTGCGACTGCCGGGCAGGATCTGGAAGCTGGCGCTTTGGAAGAGCACCTGGTTGCCGTGCTGCTTGCTGATGTTGGTGAGATGAATCATGTCTGGACCCCGCACGAGGAAGGGGCGCGGCATGCCGCACCCCCGGAATCAACATGGATCGTAACAACAGTATCCTCAGACACCGCTCTTTTGCGCCTGGGAGCGGCTGCCGCGGCTGCGGCGACGGCGATTGCCCGCGGCGGGAGGAGCTGCGCTGCTACGCCCGGCGACATCGGGCTGACGACGTTTTTGGCCGTCGCCGGCCGGCTTGGACGTCGCCGCCGCACGGCTGGCAGATGCGCCTTCAGGTTTGCGACGCGGGGCGGGCTGGCGGGGCGGCCGGGCAAATTCCTGGTCGCGAACAGGCGCGGCCACGGCGTAATCAAAAGCAGCGACCGTACGACGCTCGATCGCCTTGCCCAGAGTCCGCTCGATGGCACGGATCATCGCGCCGTCGTCCTCGGTCACCAGGGTGTACGCGTCGCCGCTGCGCGCGGCGCGGCCGGTGCGGCCGATGCGATGGATGTAGGCTTCGGGCGTGTCGGGAATGTCGTAATTGACCACATGCGACACCTGGCTGACATCGATGCCGCGCGCGGCGATGTCGGTGGCAACCAGAATCTGGAAACTGCCGTCGCGAAATCCCTCCAGGGCGGCCTGCCGTTTGTTTTGCGACAGGTTGCCCTGCAAGGATGCGGCGCGGTAGCCGGCCTTGCCCAGTTGCTCCCCCAACCGCTTGGCGCGATGCTTGGTGCGGGTGAAGACCAGAACGGACCCCGTATCGGTGCGCCCCAGCAAATCCAGCAACAAGGGTGTCTTGAGGTGCTGCGCCACAGGGTAGAGTGCATGGCTGACGGTGGTGGCCGGAGCGACGTTGCCGACCTGCACGGTCACCGGGTCGCGCAGGATTTCCTGAGCCAGGCGCCTGATTTCCGTGGGCATGGTGGCCGAAAACAACAGTGTCTGGCGGTTGCTCGGCAGGTGCTTGAGAATCCGCCGGATGGCGGGGAAAAAGCCCATGTCGAACATCTGGTCGGCCTCATCAAGAACCAGCACCTCCAGGTGCGAGAGGTCGATGGTGCCCTGGTCGATGTGATCGAGAAGCCGCCCCGGGCAGGCAACGACGATCTCGGTTCCCTGCTTGAGTTTACTGATCTGGGGATTGATGCCGACCCCGCCGTAGACCGTGATGCTGCGCAGACGAGTCTGCCGCCCCAGAGTGATGAAACTGTCGTTGATCTGCTCGGCCAACTCACGGGTGGGCGCAATAATCAGCGCGCGCAAGCGATGCGACTTGGCCGGCAGGAGCCGATTGAGAATCGGCAAGGCGAAGGCGGCAGTTTTGCCCGTGCCCGTCTGGGCCAGGCCCATGACGTCACGTCCCTGGAGAACCTGCGGGATGGCTTGGGTTTGAATGGGGGTGGGCGCGGTGTATCCGGCGGCGTCGATACCGGCGGCAACTTGGGGGTGAAACGAAAACGCGGTGAAACTCATTTAATCTTTGATCCTTTATTGGTCCGTGCTCCCGACAAAAAAAGCCCCGGAGGATTCCAGGGCTTACGAGAGATTCGTTTTTTCCGGGAACATCTGATGAAACTGTACGCACCATAGCAGCTTTATACAAACGGCGTCAAGACCAAACTCGGTGAAAAATCAACCGATTTAACCCGATTGTGCTTTTCTTTGCGGGAAAAAGCATTTACACTTGTATACGGTATATTCAAATTTCCACTTCGCTCGCCCACAAGGAGAGGAGAGACATGCACGCAGAAGAGCGTATCAACGTCTGTCAAGCGGTGATGCATGGAAACACACGAACCGTCATGAACATCAAAAATAGTCGTAAAGGAAGGGTGTTGCGCTTCGACGACCAGGGGTTCGAGGTTGAAGTCGGCGCGGCCCGCGAACGTTGGACCTTCGATGAGGTGCGCGTCGAAACGAAGCTGGAAAATTGAGAGAATTTATTATACGAAGAGGCCCGCACCCGCGGGCCTCTTCGCTTTTGCGCGCCAGAATCAGCGAATCAGGGCGTGATATTCCTGTAGGCTGAGCACCTCAGCCACTCCCTGGCGGCGAGCGGCGATGCCCTTGGCGGCGGCGATGGCCGCCGCGGTGGTGGTGATATAGGGCACCTTGTAGCGGATCGCCGCCTTGCGGATGTAGGAATCATCGTGAATGCTGAGTTTGCCGATGGGCGTGTTGACCAGCAACTGAATCTCGCCGTTTTTCACGGCGTCGGCGATGTTGGGGCGACCTTCGTGCATTTTCAGGATCGGCTCGACCTCAATGCCGTTGGCCCTGAGGAAATCCTGAGTGCCTTTGGTCGCGCGCAGGGAAAAGCCCAACTCGGCAAACCGCCGCGCGGCCTCCAGGGCTCCGACCCGATCATGCTCGGCCACGGTGATCAGCACCGTGCCTTGCAGCGGCAGGGGCGAGTTGGCCGCTTCCTGCGCCTTGTAATAGGCCAGGCCGTAATTGCCCGCCATGCCCAGGACCTCGCCCGTGGAGCGCATCTCCGGACCCAGCACCGGGTCGACCTCCGGAAACATCCCGAAGGGAAAGACCGCTTCCTTAACGCCGAAATGCCCGAACAGGCGGCGTGAGAGCCCCTGATCCGCAAGCTTGCGACCGAGCATCGCCGCCACGGCGAGGCGCGCCATGGGGATGTTGCACACCTTGGACACCAGGGGCACGGTGCGGCTTGCGCGCGGATTGGCCTCCAGAATGTAGACCCGATCGTCGGCGATGGCGTACTGAATGTTCATCAACCCCACCACGCCCATCTCCACGGCGATCTTGCGGGTGTACTCCTCGATGGTATCGATGTGCTTCTGCGGGATGGACACCGGCGGGATCACGCAGGCCGAATCCCCCGAATGCACCCCGGCCAGCTCGATGTGCTCCATGACCGCCGGCACAAAGGCATCCCGCCCATCGGCGATGGCGTCGGCTTCGGCCTCGATGGCATCCTGCAGGAAGCGGTCGACGAGAATCGGCCGCTCGGGTGAAATCTCCACCGCCTTGGCCAAGTACTCGCGCAGCATCTGCTCGTCGTGCACCACTTCCATGGCGCGCCCGCCGAGCACGAAGGAGGGACGCACGATGAGGGGATAACCGATGCGCGCGGCGATCTGCAGGGCCTGCTCCTCGGTGGCGGCCATGCCCGATTCGGGCTGGGGAATGCCGAGCTTGGCCATCATGCGGTTGAACTGATCGCGGTCCTCGGCCAGGTCGATGGTCGCGGGGCTGGTGCCGATGATGCGCACTCCGGCCTCCTCGAGTTCGCGGGCGATATTGAGCGGCGTCTGCCCCCCGAACTGCACCATCACCCCTTCGGGTTTTTCCTTTGCATAGATGGAGAGCACATCCTCGACGGTGAGCGGCTCAAAATAGAGCTTGTCGGAGGTATCGTAGTCGGTGGAGACGGTCTCGGGATTACAGTTGACCATGATGGTCTCGTAACCGGCTTCGCGCAGGGCCAGGGCGGTGTGCACGCAGCAGTAGTCGAACTCGATGCCCTGACCGATGCGGTTGGGGCCGCCGCCCAGCACCATGATTTTCTTGCGCTCCGACACCGGCACCGAATCGGGCGCGTTGTAGGTCGAATAATAATAGGCGGCGTTCTCGACCCCGCTCACCGGCACCGCATCCCAGGCCTCGACCACGCCGAGTTCCGTGCGCTTGACGCGCAGCGCCTCTTCCGGCACGTCGAGAATCTGCGCCAGGTAGCGATCGGCGAAACCATCCTTCTTGGCCCGCGCCAACAGCTCGTCGGGCGGCAGATTGCCCCGGTGCTTGAGGATTTCTTCCTCTACTTCGACCAGCTCCTTCATCTGCTGCAAAAACCAGGGCTTGATGAAAGTCTTGGCGTAGAGAAGGTCAATATCGGCGCCCTTGCGCAGCGCCTCGTAGAGGATGAATTGCCGCTCGCTGGACGGCTCGGCCAGCAGTTCGAGCAGCTCATCCAGGGATTTTTCATTATAATTTTTCGCAAAGCCCAGCCCGTAGCGGCCGTTCTCCAGGGAGCGAATCGCCTTGTGCATGGCTTCCTTATAATTCTTGCCGATGCTCATGACCTCACCCACCGCGCGCATCTGCGTGCCGAGCTTGTCATGGACGCCCTTGAACTTCTCAAAGGCCCAGCGGGCGAACTTGACCACCACGTAGTCGCCCGAGGGGGTGTATTTATCCAGGGTACCGTCGCGCCAGTAGGGGATCTCATCCAGAGTCAGCCCGGCGGCCAATTGCGCCGAGACCAGGGCGATGGGAAAACCCGTGGCTTTGGACGCCAGGGCCGAGGAGCGCGAAGTGCGCGGATTGATTTCGATGACCACCACCCGATCGCTTGAAGGATCGTAGGCGAACTGCACGTTGGTGCCGCCGATGACCTCTATGGCGTCTACGATGCGGTAGGCATAGTCTTGCAGCCGTGCCTGCAGTTCCTCGCTGATGGTGAGCATGGGCGCGGTGCAGAAGGAGTCGCCGGTGTGCACGCCCACGGCATCGACGTTTTCGATGAAACACACGGTGATCTTCTGATTATTGGCGTCGCGCACCACCTCCAACTCCAGCTCTTCCCACCCGAGGATGGATTCCTCGATGAGCACCTGGCTCACGGGGCTGGCCGCCAGTCCGCGGCTGACGATGGTTTCGAACTCCTCCATGTTGTAGGCGAAGCCCCCGCCGGTGCCGCCCATGGTGTAGGCGGGGCGGATGACCACCGGCAGGCCGATGCGGGTGATGATCTCCTGGGCCTGGGCGAGGCTGGTGGCGATTTCGCTGCGCGGGGTTTCAATCCCCAGGCGCGCCATGGTCTCCTTGAAGGTCTCGCGGTCCTCGCCGCGCTTGATGGCGTCGAGATTGACGCCGATGACGCGCACGCCGTATTCGTCGAGGATTCCGCGCCGCGCCAATTCGCTGGAAAGGTTGAGCGCCGTCTGTCCGCCCAGATTGGGCAGCAGGGCGTCGGGCCGCTCTTTTTTGATGATTTCGGTGAGGCTCGCCACGTTGAGGGGCTCGATGTAGGTGGCGTCGGCCATGCCGGGGTCGGTCATGATGGTGGCCGGGTTGGAATTGACCAGCACGATGCGATAGCCGAGGTTGCGCAGGGCCTTGCAGGCTTGGGTGCCGGAATAATCGAATTCGCAGGCCTGACCGATAATGATCGGTCCGGAGCCGATGATGAGTACTTTTTTCACGTCGTCGCGTCGCGGCATGGAAATCCTCCCTAGGGAAACACGTCTGTGCTTATTTTTGACGCAACAATATCGCAGAGTTTAGGCATGAGTGCAACCGCAATACGCAGCCGGGCAGCCGCCTGCCCATTAGCTGGGCAGCGGCGACGCAGAGTGCTCGGGCGGCGACTATTTTTTCCTCTTCTTCCGGGGCAAACTGCTTATAATAGCGCCTCGACCAAAATGATCGACCCATTCGCGTCCACAGAGATGATTAAGAGGTGAACATGGAACTGCTGCTCAGCGACACGGAAATCCGCATCCTCGGCTGCCTCATCGAAAAGGAGATGGCCACCCCGGAGTATTACCCCCTGAGCCTCAACGCCTTGACCAATGCCTGCAACCAGAAATCCAACCGCCAACCGGTCATAAATCTTGCCGAAACCGAGGTGGTTCGCGCCCTCGACTCCCTGCGCACCCAGGGCCTGGCTATGCAGTCGGCCGAGGGAGTGCGGGTGCCGCGCTATCGCCACACCCTGGCGGAAAAACTGCATTTGGAGCCCGCGCAACTGGCGGTGCTCGCCGAATTGCTGCTGCGCGGCCCGCAAACCTTGGGCGAGTTGCGCGCCCGCGCCGAGCGCATGTACCCGCTTGCGGATCTTGCCGCCGTGGAGGAAGTCCTGACCGAGTTGGCCGAGCACAGCCCGCCGCTGGCCGTGCAACTGCCCCGGCGACCGGGGCACAAGGAAAACCGCTTTGCGCATCTGCTTGCCGGGCCGGCGGATCTCGAAGCCGAGGAGCGCGCCCTTGCTCCCGAGGGCGCACGCGCTCAGGTCATGGCCGTCGATGATCGCATTGCCCGGCTGGAGGAAGAAGTTGTCGGGTTGCGCGAGGAATTGGCGCAATTGCGGCAAAGCATGGAAGATTTCCGCGCCCAATTCGAGTAGCGGCGAGGCGCGAGTCGGCCGACCATTCGGCTGCCGAAATCAAGGAAAATCTCGGCAAAACTTTGCCTTTCCCCCCGCTGCTCTGTTATGGTGGGCCATCGTTAACCAGAAAAAGGAGACATCATGGCACCTGTAAAAAGCGGCGATACCGCCAAAGTCCACTACACCGGAACCCTTGACGACGGCACGGTTTTCGACTCGTCCCGCGAGCGTGAGCCCCTGGAGTTTCAGGTCGGCGCCGGTCAACTCATCGAAGGTTTCGATCAGGCGGTGGTCGGCATGACCATCGGCGACACCAAGACCGTGAAAATTCCCGCGGAGAAAGCCTATGGCCCGCACCGCGAAGAGATGGTGATCGAAGTCGACAAACAACAGTTCCCGGCCGGGATCAATCCCGAGGTCGGCCAGCAGCTTCAGACCCAGGACAATCAGGGGAATCCCCTCATCGTCACCGTGACGGGCATCGACGGCGAGAAAGTGACCCTGGACGCCAACCACCCGCTGGCGGGCAAGGATCTGAATTTCGAGATCGAGTTGGTGGAAAAGAACTGACCCCCTCTGCGCAGCACCCCCACGCAAACGGGCGGCCCTCGGGCCGCCCTTTTGCGTGGCGTTACAGAAATGAACAGATATATTCGGCGATCCCCTCATCGACTGCGATTTCAAACGAAGAGTTGCCTGAAACCTCGAAGGAACTGCCCGCCGGATAATCCCGCCAGTCGCCCTGCCCGGCGAGGCGCACCCGACAGTGGCCGGCAATGATTTCCATGCGCTCGGCGGCGGCGGTATTGAATTTGAACTCTCCGGGGAAAATCAGCCCCAGGGTCTTGCGGCTGCCGTCGGCCAGGACCAGGCTGTGACTGACGACCTTGCCGTCGAAATAGACATTGGCCTTGCAAGTGACATTGGCCTGGGTGAACTGGGTGGGCGGGCTGTAGCTCATGGATGTTCTCCTGATCGGGTTGATGACTTTGGCGCCGAGGCTGTGGTATCACAGAAACAACTGGTCTCGCAAGCAATGAGGAGGTGTCCATGCTCAGCGTCGGCATTCTTTTTTCCGAGCTTGCCGCGGAAGCACCAAGTCCCATGCTCGACCGCATCTGGCCCTTTTTTCTCATGGTGGTTCTGGCTGCGGCCGGTGCCGCGCTCTATTTCGCTCTGCGCGCGGACAAGTCCGATCCTGCCGAGAAAGACGCCCATGACGACTGAAGCCTGGCGCGACCTGTTCCCCGTCACCCGCACGCGGATTTTTCTCAACAACGCCGCCATGGCGCCACCCTCTCTGCGTGTCGTGGAGGCCATGCACGCCTTCATGAGCGAGTGCGCTAAGGACGCGAGCCTGCACTATGCTTCCTGGGGCCATCGCGTGCAGACAGTGCGCGCCAAGGCCGCAGCCCTGGTGGGCGCAAAACCCGAAGATCTCGCTTTTACCGGCAACACCTCTTGCGGCCTGTCCCTGGTGGCGCAGTCCTTCCCCTGGCGAGAAGGCGATGCGGTGCTGGTGCCGGTGCCCGACTTTCCCAGCAATGTCTATCCCTGGCAAAACCTCGGACGCCGCGGCGTTCAGGTCATTGAAGTCCCGCGCCGCGCGGGACGCATCGAGCGCGCAGACGTTGAACGCCATCTTACGCCACGGGTTCGCATGCTCGCTCTGAGCAGCGTCGATTATGCCGGCGGCCATGCCGCGGATCTTGAGGATCTGGGCGCCTGGTGCCGGGAGCGGGGCCTATTTTTCGTGGTCGATGCTATCCAGAGCCTCGGCGTGCTGCCCATGGATGCCTCCCGCCTGGGCATCCACGCCCTGGCCTGTGGCGCGCACAAGTGGCTGCTCGGCCCCATGGGCATCGGCCTGCTGTATGTCGGCAAGGAGTTGCGCGGCCAGTTGCAGCCGGTTCTGGCGGGGTGGAAGTCCGTGGTCGATCCGGAGAATTTCGAACTGCATTTTCAGTTGCGCGAGGATGCCGCGCTGTTTGAGCCGGGCACCTTGAACCTGGCCGGGATTTTCGGGCTGGGAGCGGCGCTGGATCTGCTTGCCGAAGTCGGTGCCGCCACCGTTCGCGCGCGGGTCTTTGCCCTTTATGACCAGTTGGCTGCGGGGCTTGAGGAGCGCCGCCTGCCGGTCACCTCGCCCCGGGCGCCGGAGCAGCGCGCCGGGCTGCTGTTCTTTGCGCCGCCTGGCTCTCCTGAAACACTCTTTCGCGCCCTGCTCAGACGCGGCGTGATGCTGTCGCTACGCAACGGCCGGCTGCGCCTTTCCCCGCATTTTTACAACAACGAAGCCGACGTAGCGGCATTTTTCACAGCACTGGATGACTGGTTGAAAAAATAATCATAGGACCTATGGGTCCTATTGGTCCCATAGGTCCTATGGCAAAGTCTCTCGATAAAAACGGCGCCAGTTTTCGCCGAGAATGCCGGCAACGGCTTCCTCGGGATAACCGAGGGCTTGCAGGTCCGCGGCCAACAGCGGCCAGTGGGCGTAGCTTTCCAGCCCCGCGCAGACGCCGTCAAATCCGCCGTAATCCGAACCCAGGGCCACCACCTGCCAGCCAAACCGCTGCACCAGCCAGTCGATCTGCGGCACCAGATCGGCGCGCGCGGCGCGGGTACCGCCGTTGAGCATCTCCGGCGCCAGGGTCAGACCGATAATGCCGCCGCGCTCGATCAGGGCGGCGGCCTGCCACTCACTGAGATTGCGCTGGCGGTCGCAAAAAGGGCGCAGGCCCGTGTGGGAACAGATCAGCGCCCCCGGATAATCGCGCACCACCTCGCCAAAAGCCGGCGCGGACAGATGCGCCGTGTCGATGATCCACCCGCGCCGCGCCAGGGCGCGCAGCAGGCCGCGCCCGGCCGCGCTCAGCCCCTCGGGGACAGCGACGCCGTTGCCGTCGGCCAAGCGGTTGCGGCCCGCATGCGTCAATCCCACCACCTTCAAGCCCCAGGCCTGCAAGGCATCGAGATCGGCATCGAGCAAGGCGTCGCCGTTTTCCAGCAGGAACATGGCCGCCGGCGCCTCAAGATTCCCCAAATCGTCCCTGCGCCGCACCCGTGCCAGGGCCGCCAACTGCCCATCGGCCCGCCGGCGCAATTCCTCCAACCGCGCCAGGGCCGTGCCGGGGCCGTTGAAAACATCCTCGCAATAGAGTGCGCACACCAACAGCCGCACCCCGCCCGCCGCCAGGGTCTCCGGGGTTACCGGCCCCTGGCGCAGGTGCGCGAAGTCCTGGGTCAGGCCGCGGCGCTCAAGATCGTAGAGAAGATCGACATGGCCGTCGGCCACGAACAATTCATCCGCCATCAACGCTCCGCCAGCACATAGTGACTGCGTATCTGTTCAAAGTGCCGCGCGTGGTTGCGGATGCTCCAGGTCACCGTGCCCTGCTCCTGAGAGTGCCAGGGGGGCGCGCACTGGGTAGCGAGAATCCGGCGCAGATTGTCGCTGCCGCGCCCTGCCCAGGGTCCCTGGCGCGTTCCGCCCAGCCACTGCTCCGGGGCCGCGTAGGCACGCGACCAGGAATAGGGATCGGAAACCAGCAGCGCCGCGGCGCTTGACCTCGCGACGCGATCGAGTTCGGCCAGATGCCGGCGCGGCTCCGCCACCTTGTCGAGCAAATTGAGGGACGCAACCCGCCGAAAAAAGCCGTTCGGGAAAGGCAGCGCCAGGGCATCGGCAACCAGAAATTCCACATCGAGGCCGCGCAGGCGGGGCGGTAACGCGATGGTGCGCGACTCGCTGAGGTCGCCCTCCTCGATCAACTCGAAGCTGAGGGTGCCGTGCCGCGCCAAGGTGCGCGCCGCGCCGATGAAGGCCGGCGAGCGATCAATGCCCCAGGCAGCCTCGCCGTCGGCCGCCATCTCCAGGGTCATGCGCCCCACCGCGCAGCCGACGTCCAGAAACGGGCCGTGGCTGTCACGCAGCAAATCCGCCCAGCGCCGGTAGGCATCCGTGGCGTCGGGATCGTCCCAGAGATCGGCGAAGTGACTCCAC
Proteins encoded in this region:
- the carB gene encoding carbamoyl-phosphate synthase large subunit translates to MPRRDDVKKVLIIGSGPIIIGQACEFDYSGTQACKALRNLGYRIVLVNSNPATIMTDPGMADATYIEPLNVASLTEIIKKERPDALLPNLGGQTALNLSSELARRGILDEYGVRVIGVNLDAIKRGEDRETFKETMARLGIETPRSEIATSLAQAQEIITRIGLPVVIRPAYTMGGTGGGFAYNMEEFETIVSRGLAASPVSQVLIEESILGWEELELEVVRDANNQKITVCFIENVDAVGVHTGDSFCTAPMLTISEELQARLQDYAYRIVDAIEVIGGTNVQFAYDPSSDRVVVIEINPRTSRSSALASKATGFPIALVSAQLAAGLTLDEIPYWRDGTLDKYTPSGDYVVVKFARWAFEKFKGVHDKLGTQMRAVGEVMSIGKNYKEAMHKAIRSLENGRYGLGFAKNYNEKSLDELLELLAEPSSERQFILYEALRKGADIDLLYAKTFIKPWFLQQMKELVEVEEEILKHRGNLPPDELLARAKKDGFADRYLAQILDVPEEALRVKRTELGVVEAWDAVPVSGVENAAYYYSTYNAPDSVPVSERKKIMVLGGGPNRIGQGIEFDYCCVHTALALREAGYETIMVNCNPETVSTDYDTSDKLYFEPLTVEDVLSIYAKEKPEGVMVQFGGQTPLNIARELEEAGVRIIGTSPATIDLAEDRDQFNRMMAKLGIPQPESGMAATEEQALQIAARIGYPLIVRPSFVLGGRAMEVVHDEQMLREYLAKAVEISPERPILVDRFLQDAIEAEADAIADGRDAFVPAVMEHIELAGVHSGDSACVIPPVSIPQKHIDTIEEYTRKIAVEMGVVGLMNIQYAIADDRVYILEANPRASRTVPLVSKVCNIPMARLAVAAMLGRKLADQGLSRRLFGHFGVKEAVFPFGMFPEVDPVLGPEMRSTGEVLGMAGNYGLAYYKAQEAANSPLPLQGTVLITVAEHDRVGALEAARRFAELGFSLRATKGTQDFLRANGIEVEPILKMHEGRPNIADAVKNGEIQLLVNTPIGKLSIHDDSYIRKAAIRYKVPYITTTAAAIAAAKGIAARRQGVAEVLSLQEYHALIR
- a CDS encoding DEAD/DEAH box helicase gives rise to the protein MSFTAFSFHPQVAAGIDAAGYTAPTPIQTQAIPQVLQGRDVMGLAQTGTGKTAAFALPILNRLLPAKSHRLRALIIAPTRELAEQINDSFITLGRQTRLRSITVYGGVGINPQISKLKQGTEIVVACPGRLLDHIDQGTIDLSHLEVLVLDEADQMFDMGFFPAIRRILKHLPSNRQTLLFSATMPTEIRRLAQEILRDPVTVQVGNVAPATTVSHALYPVAQHLKTPLLLDLLGRTDTGSVLVFTRTKHRAKRLGEQLGKAGYRAASLQGNLSQNKRQAALEGFRDGSFQILVATDIAARGIDVSQVSHVVNYDIPDTPEAYIHRIGRTGRAARSGDAYTLVTEDDGAMIRAIERTLGKAIERRTVAAFDYAVAAPVRDQEFARPPRQPAPRRKPEGASASRAAATSKPAGDGQKRRQPDVAGRSSAAPPAAGNRRRRSRGSRSQAQKSGV
- the asd gene encoding aspartate-semialdehyde dehydrogenase: MKVGLVGWRGMVGSVLLDRMREEDDFQGIEPVFFSTSQVGGPAPMGGGTLHDAGDINKLKQLDVIITCQGGDYTKEVHPALRQAGWKGYWIDAASSLRMEKDAVIVLDPVNRRVIDEALARGVKDFIGGNCTVSLMLMALGGLFRAGLVEWISTMTYQAASGAGAPNMRELLSQMGVLHGAAKDLLADPRSAILEIDQKVAAALNGESLPKQEFGFPLAGNLLPWIDREVEDGQSREEWKGFAETNKILGTSSPIPVDGICVRIGAMRSHSQALTIKLTKDVPIGEIENLIANDNEWVELVPNTKADSLARLTPAYTSGTLRVPIGRVRKMKMGPQYLSAFTCGDQLLWGAAEPLRRMLRIIKAQG
- a CDS encoding ABC-F family ATP-binding cassette domain-containing protein; protein product: MIHLTNISKQHGNQVLFQSASFQILPGSRSGLVGPNGAGKTTIFRLITGEEQPDAGEISCAKKTVIGYFSQDVGEMKGRSALAEVMAASEKTMALGAEIQAMEAAMCEPMSDEALADLLARYGDAQEEFEHRGGYDLESRAQAVLTGLGIGPDAYERPVESFSGGWKMRIALARILTLNPDVLLLDEPTNHLDVESIIWLESWLSTEFKGALLMTSHDREFMNRIVSRIIEVANRTVTTYSGNYDFYLREREIRREQLLASYQRQQEMLANEEEFIARFAARASHAAQVQSRVKKLEKIERIELPPEQRSIRFAFAEPPRSGDDVVKIDTLGKVWALPEGGEKPVFSGVSGLIRRGEKIAVVGVNGAGKSTFLKVLAGATDPTEGSATIGANVHLGYFSQHALDVLDPKKTVFETVQDAMPQANIGVIRNLCAAFLFSGDAVDKRIDKLSGGEKSRVVLATLLARPLNVLILDEPTNHLDIQSREILLDALKNFSGTVVLVSHDRHFLRSLVNRVFEIDHGEMRAYEGDYDYYLHKTGREVRAA
- a CDS encoding YceH family protein, whose product is MELLLSDTEIRILGCLIEKEMATPEYYPLSLNALTNACNQKSNRQPVINLAETEVVRALDSLRTQGLAMQSAEGVRVPRYRHTLAEKLHLEPAQLAVLAELLLRGPQTLGELRARAERMYPLADLAAVEEVLTELAEHSPPLAVQLPRRPGHKENRFAHLLAGPADLEAEERALAPEGARAQVMAVDDRIARLEEEVVGLREELAQLRQSMEDFRAQFE